The proteins below come from a single Gossypium raimondii isolate GPD5lz chromosome 2, ASM2569854v1, whole genome shotgun sequence genomic window:
- the LOC105788178 gene encoding mavicyanin: MANLRSLTKHFICACQLLLLLQAKVFCSQYKVGDLDAWGIPTSANPQVYAKWSKNHSFKLGDSLLFLYPPSQDSVIQVTEQSYNSCNLKDPILCMNNGNSLFNITKPGEYFFTSGEPGHCEKKQKLYIAVLSGNGSAALAPSYGPSALPDTASSPSYTTVFGNIPQPPSSSPSLGFPLFVTAVFALATWGIINAMI, from the exons ATGGCCAATCTTAGAAGTCTCACAAAACATTTCATATGTGCTTGTCAGCTTCTCTTGTTATTGCAAGCCAAAGTCTTTTGTTCTCAGTACAAGGTTGGAGATTTAGATGCTTGGGGCATTCCAACATCAGCAAATCCCCAAGTATATGCCAAATGGTCCAAAAACCATTCCTTCAAGCTCGGAGACTCTCTCT TGTTCCTATACCCACCAAGTCAAGATTCAGTGATCCAAGTGACGGAACAATCCTACAACAGTTGTAACCTCAAAGATCCAATCTTGTGCATGAATAATGGCAACTCACTGTTCAACATCACTAAGCCTGGGGAGTATTTCTTCACCAGTGGGGAGCCTGGTCACTGTGAAAAGAAGCAGAAGCTGTACATCGCCGTGCTTTCAGGCAACGGCTCTGCAGCACTTGCTCCTTCTTACGGTCCATCTGCATTACCGGACACTGCATCGTCACCGTCTTACACGACTGTCTTCGGCAACATCCCTCAACCGCCTTCTTCATCGCCGTCACTAGGGTTCCCATTATTCGTTACAGCTGTTTTTGCATTAGCCACATGGGGAATAATCAATGCCATGATATGA
- the LOC105788177 gene encoding uncharacterized protein LOC105788177: MASLANTTAGAVAGARKISNGKPIPIISSKSLSFPSFRPFISSLKPLIPTKFSSLSPLQCSPNPSPSTSPPSLKSRLRNGETLYGIFLLSFSPTLAEIVAFSGYDFVVIDMEHGPGGIHESLQMLRAVATTNTPAIIRLPESSAVWAKKALDLGPQGIMFPMIDSPKDARKAVSYCRFPPNGIRGSAHTVVRASNYGINEGYLSNYKEDLLIMCQVETVDGVKNVEEIAAVEGVDCIQMGPLDLSASLGYLWDPGHKKVREMLRTAEREVLKSDRKDGGAFLAGFAMPHDPPEALGKRGYHMVSGAVDVGLFRNAAVEDVRKFKISLNADSDYSDDDKDSDEKYWSE; this comes from the coding sequence ATGGCCTCACTCGCCAACACAACCGCAGGTGCCGTTGCCGGCGCCCGGAAAATTTCCAACGGAAAACCTATTCCCATCATTTCTTCCAAATCCCTCTCCTTTCCCTCTTTCAGGCCTTTCATTTCCTCACTGAAACCCTTAATCCCCACCAAATTCTCCTCTCTTTCCCCTCTCCAATGCTCCCCTAATCCCTCCCCTTCTACCTCCCCGCCTTCCCTCAAATCTCGCCTCCGCAACGGCGAAACCCTCTACGGCATCTTCCTCCTCTCATTCTCCCCCACTTTGGCTGAGATCGTCGCCTTCTCTGGCTACGACTTCGTAGTCATCGACATGGAACACGGCCCCGGGGGAATCCATGAGTCCCTCCAAATGCTCCGCGCTGTCGCCACGACCAACACCCCAGCCATCATCCGCCTCCCTGAGTCCTCCGCAGTTTGGGCCAAAAAAGCCCTTGACCTTGGTCCACAAGGGATCATGTTTCCAATGATCGACTCCCCTAAAGACGCTAGAAAGGCGGTGTCGTATTGCCGTTTCCCTCCCAACGGAATCCGTGGATCCGCTCACACGGTGGTGAGAGCTTCGAACTACGGAATCAACGAAGGGTATCTGAGCAACTACAAGGAGGATCTGTTAATAATGTGCCAAGTCGAGACGGTAGATGGTGTAAAAAATGTGGAAGAAATCGCCGCCGTTGAAGGGGTAGACTGTATTCAAATGGGTCCGTTGGATTTAAGTGCTAGCCTGGGTTACCTCTGGGACCCGGGTCACAAGAAGGTAAGGGAGATGTTGAGGACGGCGGAGAGAGAAGTGCTTAAGTCCGACCGGAAAGACGGCGGAGCCTTCTTGGCCGGTTTCGCAATGCCACATGATCCGCCGGAGGCGCTCGGGAAGCGCGGGTATCATATGGTTTCCGGTGCCGTTGATGTTGGGTTGTTCAGAAATGCGGCGGTGGAGGATGTTAGGAAGTTTAAGATTAGTCTCAATGCTGATTCTGATTATTCCGATGATGATAAAGATTCCGATGAGAAGTATTGgagtgaataa